One window of the Parasphingopyxis algicola genome contains the following:
- a CDS encoding dioxygenase, producing MTKQAKPAVSHERTPAEARTEQIVFDIVEAVRDVLRTDDVTFEEYRTAVHFLMDYVNQPVHEVPLMCDLWFNAAICDIESAKRDGSATAVEGPYFMDDIPVVTDRLKTKDDGEPLVIQGAVTATDGRSVAGTKLYIWHSNPQGYYSGYADDFPKDYYRGIVELDETGRFSVKTTMPAPYTIPLGGITNRLLTAMGRHPWRPAHLHFKLLNPEFLPLTTQAHFENFDYMENDCVNGVRPSNTYLLREDDSGKVLDIDFTLDPAGN from the coding sequence ATGACCAAACAGGCGAAACCGGCGGTTTCCCACGAACGGACCCCTGCCGAGGCGCGCACTGAGCAGATCGTTTTCGATATTGTCGAAGCGGTGCGCGATGTTTTGCGCACTGACGACGTAACCTTCGAAGAGTATCGGACCGCGGTCCATTTCCTCATGGATTATGTCAATCAGCCGGTTCACGAAGTGCCGCTCATGTGCGATCTCTGGTTCAATGCCGCGATTTGCGACATTGAAAGCGCGAAACGGGACGGGTCTGCGACGGCGGTCGAGGGTCCCTACTTCATGGATGACATTCCCGTTGTAACCGATCGTCTGAAAACGAAAGACGATGGGGAACCCTTGGTGATTCAAGGCGCTGTCACCGCAACCGATGGACGTTCGGTTGCTGGAACGAAACTCTATATCTGGCATTCGAATCCGCAAGGCTATTACAGCGGCTATGCGGACGACTTCCCCAAGGACTATTATCGCGGCATTGTGGAACTGGACGAAACAGGTCGCTTTTCGGTCAAAACGACGATGCCCGCGCCTTACACCATTCCTTTGGGCGGTATTACCAACCGCCTGCTCACAGCCATGGGACGTCATCCCTGGCGTCCTGCCCACCTGCATTTCAAACTACTCAATCCGGAATTTCTGCCTCTGACCACGCAAGCCCATTTCGAAAATTTCGACTATATGGAGAACGACTGCGTCAACGGTGTCCGGCCATCCAACACCTATCTGCTACGCGAAGATGATTCCGGGAAAGTTCTGGATATCGACTTCACGCTCGATCCAGCCGGAAACTAG
- a CDS encoding dienelactone hydrolase family protein, whose product MCHGAACAYFPPIAASTPIKGAVMAHGYGDDAASRRVAVLPDIYGCNPFYRGFATYLAKMDMRTFLVDPFDGLGELPEISREAAFERRHKLRDAEFIDNFLAFSNAENVNAVIGFCLGGFYVFELARRDFPGTLVGLYGFPQGMDNQDPLPAPFDYLPDISKRHVMLMGGLDSSVGPENVARLKTIAENNHAIDLTVFDESGHGFLADLDGVDPAARTVARQALGLCEAELKPQESNYRRA is encoded by the coding sequence ATGTGTCATGGAGCCGCCTGCGCCTATTTCCCGCCGATTGCCGCCTCCACCCCAATTAAAGGGGCGGTTATGGCCCATGGCTATGGCGATGATGCCGCATCCAGACGGGTTGCCGTCCTTCCCGATATTTATGGCTGCAATCCTTTCTACAGAGGTTTTGCCACCTATCTCGCTAAAATGGATATGCGAACATTTCTCGTGGATCCTTTCGACGGGCTGGGCGAATTGCCCGAGATCAGCCGCGAAGCGGCTTTTGAGCGGCGGCACAAGCTTCGCGATGCCGAATTCATCGACAATTTTCTGGCTTTCTCCAATGCGGAAAATGTCAATGCGGTGATCGGTTTCTGTCTCGGCGGCTTCTACGTCTTCGAACTCGCACGGCGGGATTTTCCCGGCACGCTCGTCGGATTGTATGGCTTTCCGCAGGGCATGGATAATCAGGATCCGCTCCCTGCTCCGTTCGACTATCTTCCGGATATCAGCAAACGTCATGTTATGTTGATGGGTGGTCTGGATTCGTCGGTCGGGCCTGAAAATGTCGCACGGCTCAAAACTATCGCCGAGAACAACCACGCGATTGATCTTACCGTTTTCGATGAGTCTGGCCATGGCTTCCTCGCCGATCTGGACGGCGTAGATCCCGCTGCGAGAACCGTTGCGCGTCAGGCCCTTGGTCTATGTGAGGCTGAACTCAAGCCGCAGGAATCGAACTATCGCCGCGCCTGA